From the Accumulibacter sp. genome, one window contains:
- the clsB gene encoding cardiolipin synthase ClsB, with translation MAPQFLSGNRLRLLNSGGEYFPALLAAIAAAEREVHLESYIFEDDETGQAVAAALAAAARRGVVVRVLVDGFGAPDFADRQQPYLQAAGVQAVVYRPEIARFRLRRHRLRRLHRKLALIDGRVAFVGGINVIDDFNSPYRSSPRYDYAVRVEGPLLVPIQRALHRLWELVLWARLNRRYRLARLVEASAAVRGEQTAAFLVRDNLRHRRDIERAYLAAIGAARDEIILANAYFLPGRRFRRALRAAAGRGVRVTILLQGLVEYRLLHYATQALYGNLLAAGIRIFEYQRSFLHAKVAVIDRHWATVGSSNIDPFSLLLAREANVVVLDGGFADELRESLAAAMRDGARELPADSWQRQPWYSRLLRRASYGVLRMFVGISGYGGRR, from the coding sequence GTGGCACCCCAGTTCCTGTCCGGCAACCGTCTGCGGCTGCTCAACAGCGGCGGCGAATATTTCCCGGCGCTGCTGGCAGCGATCGCCGCGGCAGAGCGCGAGGTGCACCTCGAGAGCTACATCTTCGAGGATGACGAAACCGGGCAAGCCGTTGCCGCGGCGCTGGCGGCCGCCGCCCGCCGCGGCGTCGTCGTGCGGGTTCTCGTCGACGGTTTCGGCGCGCCGGACTTCGCCGACCGACAGCAACCGTACCTGCAAGCTGCCGGCGTGCAGGCAGTGGTCTACCGGCCGGAGATTGCACGCTTCCGCCTGCGACGCCATCGGCTGCGCCGACTGCACCGCAAGCTCGCCCTGATCGATGGTCGGGTCGCTTTCGTCGGTGGCATCAACGTCATCGACGACTTCAACTCGCCGTATCGTTCCTCGCCGCGCTACGATTACGCGGTGCGCGTCGAAGGCCCCCTGCTGGTGCCGATACAGCGGGCGCTCCATCGTCTGTGGGAGCTCGTCCTCTGGGCCCGGCTCAATCGCCGCTACCGCCTGGCGAGACTGGTCGAAGCGAGCGCAGCCGTGCGCGGCGAGCAGACGGCCGCCTTCCTGGTGCGCGACAACCTGCGCCATCGCCGCGACATCGAGCGCGCCTATCTCGCAGCGATCGGCGCCGCACGCGATGAGATCATCCTGGCCAACGCCTATTTCCTGCCCGGCCGGCGCTTCCGGCGGGCGTTGCGGGCTGCCGCCGGCAGGGGCGTCCGGGTGACGATCCTGCTGCAGGGTCTGGTGGAGTATCGCCTGCTGCACTACGCGACGCAGGCGCTCTATGGCAACCTGCTTGCCGCCGGGATCAGGATTTTCGAATACCAGCGCAGCTTCCTGCATGCCAAGGTGGCGGTCATCGACCGCCACTGGGCCACGGTCGGTTCGTCAAACATCGATCCCTTCAGTCTCCTGCTGGCGAGGGAGGCGAACGTCGTCGTCCTCGACGGGGGTTTTGCCGATGAACTGCGGGAGAGCCTGGCGGCAGCCATGCGCGACGGCGCACGGGAGCTGCCGGCTGACAGCTGGCAACGCCAGCCGTGGTACTCGCGCCTGCTGCGTCGGGCCAGCTACGGCGTGCTACGGATGTTCGTCGGCATCAGCGGCTACGGCGGCAGGCGGTGA
- the gluQRS gene encoding tRNA glutamyl-Q(34) synthetase GluQRS — MSRNFESPGRRPANCCGRFAPSPTGRLHFGSLVAAVGSYLDARASGGNWLLRIEDIDRQRTAPGAADAIQRTLAGLAFEWDGEVLYQSRRLDAYRAALSQLRENGDIYPCACSRREIAARAPAAGVDGAPVYPGTCRSGLPHGRDPRSWRMLAPAEEIVFHDRVQGTQRQDVAAAVGDFVLLRADGQFAYQLAVVVDDAAQGVNSVVRGADLLDSTPRQIWLAQRLRLSVPAYAHLPLASNAAGEKLSKQTRARAIAASSGSPLLAAALEFLGHVVPADLRHAPLSEFWRWAIANWSITFVPARRSATSGSPPAAVAADADEHP; from the coding sequence ATGAGCCGCAATTTCGAATCACCGGGAAGGCGCCCGGCTAACTGTTGCGGCCGCTTTGCCCCTTCGCCAACGGGCCGGCTGCACTTCGGCTCGCTCGTCGCGGCCGTCGGCAGCTATCTCGATGCGCGCGCAAGCGGTGGCAACTGGTTGCTGCGCATCGAGGACATCGACCGGCAACGAACCGCTCCGGGTGCCGCCGACGCCATCCAGCGCACGCTCGCGGGACTCGCCTTCGAGTGGGATGGCGAGGTCCTCTATCAAAGCCGACGCCTCGATGCCTATCGCGCCGCGTTGAGCCAGCTGCGCGAGAACGGCGACATCTACCCCTGTGCCTGCTCACGGCGCGAGATTGCCGCCCGCGCACCAGCTGCGGGGGTCGATGGTGCCCCGGTGTACCCCGGCACGTGTCGTTCCGGTCTGCCGCACGGGCGCGACCCACGCTCCTGGCGCATGCTTGCGCCGGCCGAGGAGATCGTTTTCCACGATCGCGTGCAGGGAACGCAGCGCCAGGATGTGGCCGCGGCCGTCGGCGATTTCGTCCTGCTGCGAGCCGACGGCCAGTTCGCCTACCAGCTCGCCGTGGTGGTGGATGACGCGGCGCAGGGAGTCAACTCCGTCGTCCGAGGCGCCGACCTGCTGGACTCGACGCCTCGCCAGATCTGGCTCGCGCAGCGCCTGCGCCTGTCCGTCCCCGCTTATGCGCACCTGCCACTGGCGAGCAACGCTGCCGGTGAGAAGCTGTCGAAGCAGACGCGCGCCAGAGCCATCGCCGCCAGCAGCGGCAGCCCGCTGCTGGCGGCGGCACTGGAGTTCCTTGGCCATGTCGTGCCGGCCGACCTGCGCCATGCGCCGCTGTCCGAGTTCTGGCGCTGGGCCATCGCCAACTGGTCGATCACTTTCGTACCGGCACGACGCAGCGCCACCTCGGGGTCACCGCCTGCCGCCGTAGCCGCTGATGCCGACGAACATCCGTAG
- the argB gene encoding acetylglutamate kinase, whose product MRDRSLTPADEAAILAEALPYIKRFHGRTIVVKYGGNAMTDEHLKQCFARDVVLLKLVGMHVVVVHGGGPQIETLLKRVGKKGRFVQGMRVTDAETMEIVEMVLGGQVNKDVVNLINQAGGKAVGLTGKDGSFIRAKKLLLADRDNTEDLIDVGQVGDITQIDPSLIGHLEAGGFIPVVAPIGVGKNGETYNINADVVAGKIAEILKAEKLVLLTNTPGVLDESGVLITGMTPKQIDDMVADGSLSGGMLPKIASALDAARNGVKSVHIIDGRVEHALLLEILTDHGVGTMIRSH is encoded by the coding sequence ATGCGCGACCGTTCGCTCACTCCTGCCGACGAAGCCGCCATTCTCGCCGAGGCACTGCCCTACATCAAACGTTTTCATGGCCGGACCATCGTCGTCAAGTACGGTGGCAACGCGATGACCGACGAGCACCTGAAGCAATGCTTTGCGCGCGACGTGGTCCTGCTGAAGCTGGTGGGGATGCATGTCGTCGTCGTCCACGGAGGTGGGCCGCAGATCGAGACGCTGCTCAAGCGCGTCGGCAAGAAAGGCCGTTTCGTGCAGGGCATGCGCGTCACCGATGCGGAGACGATGGAGATCGTCGAGATGGTTCTCGGCGGCCAAGTCAACAAGGACGTCGTCAACCTGATCAACCAGGCGGGCGGCAAGGCGGTCGGGTTGACCGGCAAGGACGGCAGCTTCATCCGCGCCAAGAAGCTGTTGCTGGCGGATCGCGACAACACGGAAGACCTGATCGACGTCGGCCAGGTTGGCGACATCACGCAGATCGACCCGTCGTTGATCGGCCATCTCGAGGCCGGCGGCTTCATCCCCGTCGTCGCGCCAATCGGTGTCGGCAAGAATGGCGAGACGTACAACATCAACGCCGATGTCGTCGCCGGCAAGATCGCCGAGATCCTCAAGGCCGAGAAACTGGTGCTGCTGACCAACACGCCGGGTGTGCTCGACGAGAGCGGTGTCCTGATCACCGGCATGACACCGAAACAGATTGACGACATGGTCGCCGACGGCAGCCTGTCGGGCGGCATGCTGCCGAAGATAGCTTCGGCGCTCGATGCCGCGCGCAACGGAGTCAAGAGCGTGCACATCATCGACGGTCGCGTCGAGCACGCGCTGCTGCTGGAAATCCTGACCGACCACGGTGTCGGCACGATGATCAGGTCGCATTGA
- a CDS encoding pyrimidine 5'-nucleotidase: protein MSPVWLFDLDNTLHDATPYIFPHINRAMATYIRHHLGVDEDEATSLRLAYWQRYGATLLGLMRHHGTDPHHFLHHTHDLPDLERMLVFERGLNAMLRRLPGRKILFSNAPLAYSEAVLELVGVRHRFAALYSVERLRFQPKPALGGFRHLLRSERLSPQHCIMVEDSLVNLKTAKHLGMKTVWISCSTRQPPWLDLRLRSVLDLPRYWHRLQSPQSGWRSLPRTRRRHTGGTVGAP from the coding sequence GTGTCGCCGGTGTGGCTGTTCGACCTCGACAACACGCTGCACGATGCCACGCCGTACATCTTTCCGCACATCAACCGTGCGATGGCGACCTACATTCGCCACCACCTCGGTGTCGATGAAGACGAGGCGACAAGCCTTCGACTCGCATACTGGCAGCGCTACGGTGCGACGCTGCTGGGCCTGATGCGCCATCATGGCACTGACCCGCACCATTTCCTTCACCACACGCACGATTTGCCCGACCTCGAGCGGATGCTGGTCTTCGAGCGCGGGCTGAACGCGATGCTGCGTCGCCTGCCCGGGCGCAAGATCCTCTTCTCGAACGCGCCGCTGGCCTACAGCGAGGCGGTTCTCGAACTGGTCGGGGTGCGCCACCGGTTCGCAGCGCTTTACTCGGTCGAGCGGCTCCGCTTCCAGCCGAAGCCAGCGCTTGGCGGTTTCCGCCACCTGCTGCGCAGCGAGCGGTTGTCGCCGCAGCACTGCATCATGGTCGAGGATTCGCTGGTGAACCTGAAGACGGCGAAACATCTCGGGATGAAGACTGTCTGGATCAGTTGCAGCACGCGTCAGCCGCCGTGGCTGGACCTGCGGTTGCGCTCAGTGCTCGATCTGCCACGGTATTGGCATCGCCTGCAGTCGCCGCAGTCTGGCTGGCGGTCGTTGCCCCGGACACGAAGGCGGCACACGGGCGGCACGGTTGGAGCGCCATGA
- a CDS encoding sensor domain-containing protein — protein sequence MRKSGSLAQQLLEYRAILDHSGVAVVCIRNRRVYRCNPRAEELFGWLPGTLLGQPDLVFYPDSESCDALRTRARGSLRVGQVLDLVTEMTRRDGNTFVAHLVARAIDPAAPGNGTVWIVRDISEEVRARAANDSLLREQTLIFERAPIGIAFLRDRTIQRCNPSFERMFGYPPGTLPGQSTRIFFANDAVWRESGERAHAVIDASGRYSGELEYRKADGTPIWCQVTGSRLNPNNPDEGLVWLFEDVTARRAAEEALVDSLWEQQLIFDNAMIGISYQRQRTILRCNRRCEEIFGYPPGGLNGQSARILFASDEAWEEGRLVYDHRPGRETLAGEFVYCRRDGEPIRVRVVGRTIGENEKADTWIWTYEDVTAQWAAEERLRQSHIELEQRVADRTRELSQQLHFMRQLIEAIPGPVFYKSREGRYLGCNQAFLRMIGRSRSEVVGATVHDLAPQELADRYKAADNELLARGGSQVYEAKVLHADGAYREVIFHKATYGNADEPGSGLVGVMLDITERKRMEERLQQAATVFDSSAEGITITAPDGRIIAVNRAFSDITGYGEHEVIGRNPRILQSGRQDREIYRQMWHELLTAGRWQGELWNRRKDGQAFLESLTISAVKDSEGRLTHYVGVFSDITELRRAHDQLDHQAHHDPLTGLPNRLLLADRLHKAMQRAHREEGELAVLFLDLDRFKIINDTLGHQVGDRVLCEVARRLHRLMRESDTVGRLGGDEFLIIVERIAEPGAASLVAEKILTVLHEAPVTVGQEFFVGASIGISVFPQDGNDVETLMKNADVAMYRAKERGRNTYDFFTKALTGSSLERLQMETDLRRAIERGDLRVYLQPQFSLRDGRLLGAEALVRWWRPAHGLVMPGEFIRLAEESGLIVAIGEWVLLTAAGHWADWFAAGLAPGVLSINVSGVEFSRGGIERTARKAIAISGLTASCIELEITESAIMSHAESSVQVLDNLRAMGISLVIDDFGTGYSSLAYLKRLPINKLKIDQSFVRGLPADIEDCAITRAVIALAHSLQLTVIAEGVESGLQRDFLAGAGCDEMQGYLCGRPLPIDEYRQRFLDH from the coding sequence ATGAGGAAGTCCGGATCACTCGCACAACAGTTGCTGGAATACCGCGCCATTCTCGATCATTCGGGGGTGGCCGTGGTGTGCATCCGCAACCGTCGGGTCTATCGTTGCAACCCGCGCGCCGAGGAACTCTTCGGCTGGCTGCCGGGAACTCTGCTGGGACAGCCAGACCTCGTCTTCTATCCTGACAGCGAATCCTGCGACGCTCTCCGCACAAGAGCGCGCGGCTCCTTGCGCGTCGGGCAGGTACTCGACCTGGTAACCGAGATGACACGCCGCGATGGCAACACCTTCGTCGCCCACCTCGTGGCCCGGGCCATCGATCCGGCGGCACCAGGAAACGGCACGGTCTGGATCGTGCGTGACATTTCGGAGGAGGTTCGCGCCCGTGCTGCCAACGACAGCCTGTTGCGCGAGCAGACCCTCATTTTCGAGCGGGCGCCGATCGGAATTGCCTTCCTGCGCGACCGGACCATCCAGCGCTGCAATCCGAGTTTCGAGAGGATGTTCGGCTACCCGCCCGGGACCCTGCCGGGCCAATCCACCCGAATCTTTTTCGCCAATGACGCAGTGTGGCGCGAATCTGGAGAACGTGCGCATGCGGTGATCGATGCAAGCGGGCGGTACAGCGGTGAGTTGGAATACCGCAAGGCTGATGGCACGCCGATCTGGTGCCAGGTCACGGGCAGTCGCCTCAACCCGAACAACCCGGACGAGGGCCTGGTCTGGCTTTTTGAAGACGTGACGGCGCGGCGTGCTGCGGAAGAGGCATTGGTCGACAGCCTGTGGGAGCAGCAGTTGATCTTCGACAACGCGATGATCGGCATCTCTTACCAGCGGCAGCGAACCATCCTGCGCTGCAATCGTCGCTGCGAAGAGATTTTCGGTTATCCGCCGGGGGGCCTGAACGGGCAGTCGGCGCGCATCCTGTTTGCGAGTGACGAGGCGTGGGAGGAGGGGCGGCTTGTCTATGATCACCGGCCGGGACGGGAGACACTGGCCGGCGAGTTCGTCTACTGCCGGCGCGACGGAGAGCCAATCCGGGTGCGGGTGGTCGGTCGCACGATTGGCGAGAACGAGAAGGCCGATACCTGGATCTGGACCTACGAAGATGTCACGGCGCAGTGGGCGGCCGAGGAGAGACTGCGGCAAAGCCATATCGAACTCGAGCAGCGGGTCGCCGATCGTACGCGCGAGCTCTCACAGCAACTCCATTTCATGCGGCAGTTGATCGAGGCGATTCCCGGCCCCGTATTCTACAAGAGTCGCGAAGGGCGTTACCTGGGTTGCAATCAGGCCTTCCTGCGAATGATCGGCAGGTCGCGCAGCGAAGTGGTGGGCGCCACCGTGCACGACCTCGCGCCGCAGGAACTCGCCGATCGCTACAAGGCTGCCGACAACGAACTCCTCGCCCGCGGGGGTTCCCAGGTTTATGAGGCCAAGGTTCTGCATGCCGACGGTGCTTACCGCGAAGTCATTTTTCACAAGGCGACCTACGGCAACGCCGATGAGCCCGGCAGCGGTCTGGTGGGCGTGATGCTCGACATCACAGAGCGCAAGCGGATGGAGGAGAGGCTGCAGCAGGCGGCCACGGTCTTTGACAGCAGCGCCGAGGGCATCACGATCACCGCCCCCGACGGTCGCATCATCGCCGTCAACCGGGCGTTCTCGGACATCACCGGCTACGGCGAGCATGAGGTCATCGGACGCAACCCGCGTATCCTGCAGTCGGGTCGCCAGGATCGGGAGATCTACCGGCAGATGTGGCACGAGCTGCTCACGGCAGGGCGCTGGCAGGGCGAGTTGTGGAACCGGCGCAAGGACGGACAGGCCTTCCTCGAATCGCTGACGATCAGTGCCGTGAAGGACAGCGAGGGTCGCCTCACCCACTACGTCGGCGTCTTCTCGGACATCACCGAGTTGCGCCGGGCACACGATCAACTGGACCATCAGGCTCACCACGACCCGCTCACCGGCCTGCCGAACCGGCTGCTGCTGGCGGACCGGTTGCACAAGGCAATGCAGCGGGCGCATCGCGAGGAAGGCGAACTGGCGGTCCTGTTCCTCGACCTCGACCGCTTCAAGATCATCAACGACACGCTCGGCCATCAGGTTGGAGATCGGGTCCTCTGCGAGGTGGCGCGACGCCTGCACCGGTTGATGCGGGAATCGGACACCGTTGGCCGCCTCGGGGGCGATGAATTCCTGATCATCGTCGAGCGCATCGCCGAGCCGGGCGCCGCGTCGCTGGTCGCTGAGAAGATTCTCACCGTTCTGCACGAGGCTCCGGTGACGGTCGGGCAGGAGTTCTTTGTCGGCGCAAGTATCGGTATCAGCGTTTTCCCCCAGGATGGAAACGATGTCGAAACGCTGATGAAAAATGCCGACGTGGCGATGTACCGGGCCAAGGAACGCGGCCGGAATACCTACGACTTCTTCACCAAGGCGCTCACCGGATCGTCGCTCGAGCGTCTGCAGATGGAGACCGACCTGCGCCGTGCCATCGAACGGGGCGATCTGCGCGTGTACCTGCAACCGCAGTTTTCCCTGCGCGATGGCCGGCTGCTGGGGGCGGAAGCTCTGGTGCGCTGGTGGCGACCGGCGCACGGGCTCGTGATGCCGGGCGAGTTCATCAGGTTGGCCGAGGAGTCGGGGCTGATCGTGGCGATCGGCGAATGGGTTCTGCTGACGGCGGCTGGCCACTGGGCGGACTGGTTTGCCGCCGGTCTTGCCCCCGGTGTGCTGTCGATCAACGTCTCCGGCGTCGAGTTCAGTCGTGGTGGAATCGAGCGCACGGCGCGCAAGGCGATCGCCATTTCGGGGCTGACAGCGAGCTGCATCGAGCTGGAGATCACCGAGAGTGCGATCATGAGCCATGCCGAAAGCAGCGTGCAGGTGCTCGACAACCTGCGGGCGATGGGCATCAGCCTGGTCATCGACGATTTCGGCACCGGCTATTCCTCGCTCGCGTACCTCAAGCGGCTGCCGATCAACAAGCTGAAGATCGATCAGAGCTTTGTGCGCGGTTTGCCGGCCGACATCGAGGACTGCGCGATCACGAGGGCGGTGATCGCGCTGGCGCACAGCCTGCAACTGACGGTCATTGCGGAGGGTGTCGAGTCGGGCCTGCAGCGAGACTTCCTCGCCGGCGCAGGTTGCGACGAGATGCAGGGCTACCTTTGCGGACGACCGCTACCGATCGACGAGTACCGCCAACGCTTCCTTGACCATTGA
- a CDS encoding acyltransferase family protein, which yields MPSRLPFIDALKALAAQLIVLHHLAFYGPMSDHAHALAPDLVSWLSQEARYAVQVFLVLGGFLAVQSLAPAGCLRVSEPLGVLWKRYCKLVSPYLVALLVALLSAAIGRALMAHDSLPAPPSVSQVLAHVFLLQSIFGHEGLSAGVWYIAIDFQLFALLLGLLWLARQAAAGAAREAAIAACLVVALAVASLVHFNRDGEWDSWGVYFFGSYALGVASYWATNGQPRRAACWLAPMVAVVILTLLVEYRPRIAVALVVALALALARLFGVLERWPKSRLIGYLGRTSYSLFLVHFPVCLLVNALFSRFARNDPWLNLVGVVVAWLVSMAAAALFYRYVEAAMQGTRRQHPALAAVRQSS from the coding sequence ATGCCTTCCCGATTGCCCTTCATCGACGCGCTCAAGGCGCTTGCCGCGCAGTTGATCGTCCTCCATCATCTGGCCTTCTACGGTCCGATGTCCGATCACGCCCATGCGCTGGCGCCGGATCTGGTTTCCTGGTTGAGCCAGGAAGCGCGGTACGCGGTCCAGGTGTTCCTCGTACTCGGTGGTTTCCTGGCCGTGCAGAGCCTCGCACCCGCTGGTTGCCTGCGGGTCAGCGAGCCGCTCGGCGTGCTCTGGAAGCGCTACTGCAAGCTGGTCAGCCCCTATCTGGTTGCGCTCCTTGTCGCCCTGCTCAGCGCGGCCATCGGTCGCGCGCTGATGGCGCACGATTCCTTGCCGGCGCCTCCATCCGTGTCGCAGGTGCTGGCGCATGTTTTTCTGCTGCAGAGCATTTTCGGCCATGAAGGCCTGTCGGCAGGCGTCTGGTACATCGCCATAGACTTCCAGTTGTTCGCGCTCCTGCTCGGCCTGTTGTGGCTGGCACGGCAGGCCGCGGCAGGTGCTGCGCGCGAAGCGGCCATTGCGGCCTGCCTGGTCGTGGCGTTGGCGGTGGCGTCGCTCGTTCACTTCAATCGCGATGGCGAGTGGGACAGTTGGGGTGTCTATTTCTTCGGCTCCTACGCGCTCGGAGTGGCCAGCTACTGGGCGACCAACGGTCAGCCGCGGCGTGCCGCCTGCTGGCTCGCGCCGATGGTGGCGGTGGTCATCCTCACCCTGCTGGTCGAGTATCGGCCGCGCATCGCGGTTGCCCTCGTGGTTGCACTGGCGCTTGCCCTCGCCCGGCTCTTCGGCGTCCTCGAGCGCTGGCCGAAGTCACGCCTGATCGGTTATCTCGGACGAACCTCCTATTCGCTCTTCCTGGTTCATTTTCCGGTCTGCCTGCTGGTGAACGCCCTCTTCTCGCGCTTTGCCCGCAACGACCCTTGGCTCAACCTCGTCGGCGTCGTCGTTGCGTGGCTGGTGAGCATGGCGGCCGCAGCCCTCTTCTACCGTTACGTCGAAGCCGCGATGCAGGGCACGCGCCGCCAGCATCCCGCGCTCGCCGCCGTCAGGCAGAGCTCCTGA
- the hemB gene encoding porphobilinogen synthase, with protein sequence MPNHCQFPTTRMRRMRRDDFSRRLMRENHLRVDDLIYPVFVVEGSGRVEPVPSMPGVERQSLDRLLKTVERALSLGVPAIALFPVIDASRKTAAAEEALNPDGLVPRAVLALKKEFPEIGVITDVALDPYTSHGQDGLIDANDPRAYVLNDQTIEVLARQALMHAQAGADIVAPSDMMDGRVGRIRRELDDAGEIHTRILAYAAKYASSFYGPFRDAVGSAGNLGKGNKYSYQMDPANSDEALREVALDITEGADMVMVKPGMPYLDIVRRVKDEFRVPTYVYQVSGEYAMLKAAAHNGWLDEKACVLESLLACKRAGADGILSYFALSAAAWLRSSA encoded by the coding sequence ATGCCCAACCACTGCCAGTTCCCTACTACCCGCATGCGGCGCATGCGACGTGACGACTTTTCCCGTCGCCTGATGCGCGAGAATCACCTGCGCGTCGATGACCTGATCTACCCGGTCTTCGTCGTCGAAGGCAGCGGCCGGGTGGAACCGGTTCCCTCGATGCCCGGGGTCGAGCGACAGAGCCTCGACCGGTTGTTGAAGACGGTCGAGCGAGCTCTTTCTTTGGGAGTCCCGGCCATTGCCCTCTTCCCGGTGATTGACGCCAGCCGCAAGACAGCCGCGGCCGAAGAGGCGCTGAACCCGGACGGCCTGGTACCGCGAGCGGTGCTGGCGCTGAAGAAGGAGTTCCCCGAAATCGGCGTCATCACCGACGTTGCACTGGACCCGTACACCAGCCACGGACAGGACGGCCTGATCGACGCCAACGATCCACGGGCCTACGTTCTCAACGACCAGACGATCGAGGTGCTCGCCCGGCAGGCCCTGATGCACGCGCAGGCGGGCGCCGACATCGTCGCGCCCTCGGACATGATGGACGGCCGCGTTGGCCGCATCCGTCGCGAACTCGACGACGCCGGCGAGATTCACACCCGCATCCTCGCCTACGCGGCAAAGTATGCCTCGAGCTTCTATGGCCCGTTCCGTGACGCGGTCGGCTCGGCAGGCAACCTCGGCAAGGGCAACAAGTACAGCTACCAGATGGATCCCGCCAACAGCGACGAGGCTTTGCGCGAGGTGGCTCTCGACATCACCGAAGGGGCCGACATGGTGATGGTCAAGCCGGGCATGCCCTACCTCGACATCGTCCGCCGCGTCAAGGACGAGTTCCGGGTGCCGACCTACGTCTATCAGGTCAGCGGCGAGTACGCGATGCTCAAGGCCGCGGCGCACAACGGCTGGCTCGACGAGAAGGCCTGTGTGCTGGAGAGCCTTCTGGCGTGCAAACGCGCGGGCGCCGACGGCATCCTCAGCTACTTTGCCCTCAGCGCCGCCGCTTGGCTCAGGAGCTCTGCCTGA
- the yihA gene encoding ribosome biogenesis GTP-binding protein YihA/YsxC produces MPIFQKAVFQTTVARLQDLPGDSQAEIAFAGRSNSGKSSAINALANHTRLAFVSRTPGRTQHLNYFRIAAGKYLVDLPGYGYAKAPEEIRSQWEGLLAPYLRHREALCGLVLIMDSRHPLTELDLQMLGWFAPTGKPIHVLLSKADKLTRQQQDLAARDVATVLATIGGHCTWQFFSSLRRLGIVQAETVLGGWVGISPQEAAASPASSPGTGSLRKKRAAIGWSARSAIKAGQQQKKNPRQRGEPGAGHALRR; encoded by the coding sequence ATGCCCATCTTTCAGAAGGCAGTCTTCCAGACGACGGTGGCCCGACTGCAGGATCTGCCGGGCGATTCGCAAGCCGAAATCGCGTTTGCCGGCCGTTCGAACTCCGGCAAGTCGTCGGCGATCAACGCCCTCGCCAACCACACGCGCCTCGCCTTTGTCTCGCGCACACCCGGACGGACCCAGCACCTCAACTACTTCCGGATAGCAGCCGGGAAGTATCTCGTGGACCTGCCCGGCTATGGCTATGCCAAGGCACCGGAAGAGATCCGTTCCCAGTGGGAGGGTCTGCTGGCGCCCTATCTGCGCCACCGCGAAGCGCTCTGCGGCCTCGTCCTGATCATGGACAGCCGCCACCCGCTGACCGAACTCGACCTGCAGATGCTCGGCTGGTTTGCTCCAACGGGCAAACCGATACATGTGCTGTTGTCGAAGGCGGACAAGCTGACCCGCCAGCAGCAGGATCTCGCGGCGCGCGACGTCGCCACGGTACTGGCGACCATCGGCGGCCACTGCACGTGGCAGTTCTTCTCGAGCCTCAGGCGCTTGGGCATCGTGCAGGCCGAGACCGTTCTCGGTGGCTGGGTCGGCATCAGCCCGCAGGAAGCTGCAGCATCGCCCGCCAGCTCGCCCGGCACGGGCAGCTTGCGCAAGAAGCGCGCAGCGATCGGCTGGAGCGCACGCAGTGCGATCAAGGCCGGCCAGCAACAAAAAAAAAACCCCCGGCAAAGGGGAGAGCCGGGGGCAGGACATGCCTTAAGGAGATAA
- a CDS encoding c-type cytochrome, translating into MIRTTALAVLLAASLPVLATEQAKAKPDLAKAKEIAEGVCVACHGADGNSPAAANPIIAGQLPEYLYKQLSNFKSIDGKPPVRNNAIMGGMVAALSDEDMRALALYFAQQKIKPSVAKEEKLLVDGKSLWRMGDFSKGVPACAGCHGPAGAGLPSQYPRLAGQYAEYTAVQLKSFRSHERANDSEKMMRVIAGKLSDHQINAVAEYAAGLR; encoded by the coding sequence ATGATTCGTACCACGGCACTAGCGGTTCTCCTGGCCGCCAGTCTCCCCGTCCTCGCCACCGAACAGGCGAAGGCAAAGCCCGACTTGGCCAAGGCCAAGGAAATCGCCGAAGGCGTCTGTGTGGCCTGCCATGGTGCCGACGGCAACAGTCCGGCGGCGGCCAATCCCATCATTGCCGGTCAACTCCCCGAATATCTCTACAAGCAGTTGAGCAACTTCAAGTCGATCGATGGCAAGCCGCCGGTGCGCAACAATGCGATCATGGGCGGCATGGTTGCGGCGCTGTCGGACGAGGACATGCGTGCTCTCGCGCTGTATTTCGCACAGCAGAAGATCAAGCCTTCCGTGGCCAAGGAGGAAAAGCTTTTGGTGGACGGCAAGTCTCTCTGGCGGATGGGAGATTTTTCGAAGGGCGTGCCGGCTTGTGCCGGTTGCCACGGCCCGGCCGGCGCCGGTCTACCGAGCCAGTATCCGCGGCTGGCGGGTCAGTACGCGGAGTATACAGCAGTCCAGTTGAAGAGCTTCCGGAGTCACGAGCGGGCCAATGATTCGGAGAAGATGATGCGGGTCATCGCCGGCAAACTTTCCGATCACCAGATCAACGCGGTTGCCGAGTACGCTGCAGGTCTGCGCTAG